Proteins from a single region of Starkeya sp. ORNL1:
- a CDS encoding URC4/urg3 family protein, protein MTPPELLALRSPAAVRARSHQVLDHVLAGNSPHFTIDEAALGGVADYVAKVTRQAYPALDIPYHSRWRHFAAGGVDRWAKLEATLEARGALDRAHIMVDLAVVSVLLDAGAGDAWRYKEGETGLTLSRSEGLAVASLRLFEAGGFSSDPGDRLRVDAPGLLRLDAGKLGEAFQVDADNPLVGVDGRVSLLNRLGQALAARPDLFGASPSRPGGLIDALLPAATRERLPARRILEALLDGFAPIWPAGLTVDGVALGDAGRHPAAVAPDRSNGIVPFHKLSQWLTYSLLEPFEAAGLAVTDLDDLTGLPEYRNGGLLIDLGLIVPRTPLDPAQTHPVTSEMVVEWRALTVALLDRLADPVRERLRLDASQFPLAKMLQGGTWAAGRRIAAERRPPSGAPPLAIAADGTVF, encoded by the coding sequence ATGACCCCACCCGAACTCCTCGCGCTCCGTTCTCCCGCCGCTGTCCGCGCCCGCTCGCACCAGGTGCTGGATCACGTGCTCGCCGGCAATTCCCCGCATTTCACCATCGACGAAGCGGCGCTGGGCGGCGTGGCGGATTATGTGGCGAAGGTGACGCGTCAGGCCTATCCGGCGCTCGACATCCCCTATCACAGCCGCTGGCGCCACTTCGCGGCCGGCGGCGTCGACCGCTGGGCGAAGCTGGAGGCGACGCTCGAGGCGCGGGGCGCGCTGGATCGCGCCCACATCATGGTCGACCTTGCCGTCGTCAGCGTGCTGCTCGATGCCGGCGCGGGCGATGCGTGGCGCTACAAGGAAGGTGAGACGGGCCTCACGCTGAGCCGCTCGGAAGGGCTGGCGGTGGCGAGCCTGCGGCTGTTCGAGGCCGGCGGTTTCTCATCGGACCCCGGCGACAGGCTGCGGGTCGACGCGCCCGGCCTGCTGCGCCTCGATGCCGGCAAGCTCGGCGAGGCGTTCCAGGTCGATGCCGACAATCCGCTGGTCGGCGTCGATGGCCGGGTGTCGCTGCTGAACCGACTCGGCCAGGCGCTCGCCGCGCGTCCGGACCTGTTCGGCGCCAGCCCGTCGCGGCCGGGCGGCCTGATCGATGCGCTGCTGCCCGCGGCGACGCGCGAACGCCTGCCGGCGCGCCGCATCCTTGAAGCGCTGCTCGACGGCTTCGCGCCGATCTGGCCGGCGGGGCTGACGGTCGACGGCGTTGCGCTCGGCGATGCCGGGCGCCATCCGGCGGCGGTGGCGCCGGACCGCTCCAACGGCATCGTGCCGTTCCACAAGCTCTCGCAATGGCTGACCTATTCGCTGCTGGAGCCGTTCGAGGCTGCGGGGCTCGCCGTCACCGATCTCGATGACCTCACCGGCCTGCCGGAATATCGCAATGGCGGCCTCCTGATCGACCTCGGCCTGATCGTGCCGCGCACGCCGCTCGACCCGGCGCAGACGCATCCGGTGACGTCGGAGATGGTGGTGGAATGGCGCGCGCTCACCGTCGCGCTGCTGGATCGGCTCGCCGATCCGGTGCGCGAGCGGCTCCGGCTTGACGCCTCGCAGTTCCCGCTGGCCAAGATGCTGCAAGGCGGCACGTGGGCAGCTGGCCGGCGCATCGCCGCCGAGCGCCGCCCGCCCAGCGGCGCCCCGCCGCTCGCCATCGCCGCGGATGGGACGGTATTCTAG
- a CDS encoding GTP cyclohydrolase II, which produces MSVNAGSGSRPRSHIVLTSHGASSGVAADAPVLNWGALDPKVRGPVVATLTDPKRRNAIGTHAGGYAVYRALAISAGALPADFKADLTNTAPSDRIGPHPQWGDPKKIVSLDPFGHMVGEVFADEIAAGLDVRPTIAVTRAHIDMPEIRDAIRLGRLKIDGDIIGPKGDVRVTKAAIDPVWYLPGIAERFDVSEGQLRRDLFEYTGGMFPELVTRGDLKAFLPPIGGMTLYMFGDVSKIGDGVTPLACRVHDECNGSDVFSSDICTCRPYLAHGIELCVEMAQQGGTGLVVYNRKEGRALGEVTKFLVYNARKRQEGGDRPDAYFKRTECVAGVQDMRFQELMPDVFQWLGVTRIDRFASMSDMKFNALERAGIEIGERVPIPEDLIPPDARVEMEAKVSAGYYSGGAFNSTYDETQGRGLKE; this is translated from the coding sequence ATGTCCGTCAATGCCGGTTCCGGCAGCCGTCCCCGCAGCCACATCGTCCTGACCTCGCACGGCGCCTCGAGCGGTGTCGCCGCGGATGCGCCGGTGCTGAACTGGGGCGCGCTCGATCCGAAAGTGCGCGGCCCGGTGGTCGCCACCCTCACCGATCCCAAGCGTCGCAACGCCATCGGCACCCATGCCGGCGGCTATGCGGTGTATCGCGCGCTCGCCATTTCCGCCGGCGCGCTGCCGGCCGACTTCAAGGCCGACCTCACCAATACCGCGCCGTCCGATCGCATCGGCCCGCACCCGCAATGGGGCGACCCGAAAAAGATCGTCTCGCTCGACCCGTTCGGCCACATGGTCGGCGAGGTGTTCGCCGACGAGATCGCGGCAGGTCTCGATGTGCGCCCGACCATCGCGGTGACCCGCGCCCATATCGACATGCCGGAGATCCGCGATGCCATCCGCCTCGGACGGCTGAAGATCGACGGTGACATCATCGGCCCCAAGGGCGATGTGCGCGTTACCAAGGCGGCGATCGATCCGGTCTGGTATCTGCCCGGCATCGCCGAGCGCTTCGACGTCTCGGAAGGCCAGTTGCGCCGCGATTTGTTCGAATATACCGGCGGCATGTTCCCGGAACTCGTCACCCGCGGCGACCTCAAGGCCTTCCTGCCGCCGATCGGCGGCATGACGCTCTACATGTTCGGCGACGTGTCGAAGATCGGCGACGGCGTCACCCCGCTCGCCTGCCGGGTGCATGACGAGTGCAACGGCTCGGACGTGTTCTCCTCCGACATCTGCACCTGCCGGCCCTATCTCGCCCATGGCATCGAATTGTGCGTGGAGATGGCGCAGCAGGGTGGCACCGGCCTCGTGGTCTATAACCGCAAGGAAGGCCGCGCACTTGGCGAGGTGACGAAGTTCCTCGTCTACAACGCCCGCAAGCGGCAGGAGGGCGGCGACCGTCCGGACGCCTATTTCAAGCGAACGGAATGCGTCGCCGGCGTGCAGGACATGCGCTTCCAGGAGTTGATGCCGGACGTGTTCCAGTGGCTGGGGGTCACCCGCATCGACCGTTTCGCCTCGATGAGCGACATGAAATTCAACGCGCTGGAGCGGGCCGGCATCGAGATCGGCGAGCGCGTGCCGATCCCCGAGGACCTGATCCCACCGGATGCGCGCGTCGAGATGGAGGCGAAGGTTTCAGCCGGCTATTATTCCGGCGGCGCCTTCAACAGCACCTATGACGAGACCCAGGGGCGAGGGCTGAAGGAGTAG
- the upp gene encoding uracil phosphoribosyltransferase gives MTSPTDPGPTIVVDHPMIQHKLTLMRRTKTAANEFRLLLREISMLLAYEVTRDMPMEMVEIETPLAKMMAPVVAGKKLCLVSVLRAGGGILEGMLDILPAARVGHIGLYRDPVSLAAVEYYLKLPRDISERTAIVLDPMLATGNSAAAAVAEVKAAGCQSIKFVCLIAAPEGLKTFHEAHPDVPVYAAAVDSHLNEHGYIVPGIGDAGDRIFGTK, from the coding sequence ATGACAAGCCCCACCGATCCCGGTCCGACCATCGTCGTCGACCACCCGATGATCCAGCACAAGCTGACCCTGATGCGCCGCACCAAGACCGCGGCCAATGAGTTCCGCCTGCTGCTGCGCGAGATCAGCATGCTGCTCGCCTATGAGGTGACGCGCGACATGCCGATGGAGATGGTGGAGATCGAGACGCCGCTGGCCAAGATGATGGCACCGGTGGTGGCGGGCAAGAAGCTCTGCCTGGTCTCGGTGCTGCGTGCCGGCGGCGGCATATTGGAAGGCATGCTGGATATATTGCCCGCTGCCCGCGTCGGCCATATCGGGCTCTATCGCGACCCGGTCTCGCTGGCCGCGGTGGAATATTATCTCAAGCTGCCGCGCGACATCTCGGAGCGCACCGCCATCGTGCTCGATCCCATGCTGGCCACCGGCAATTCCGCCGCCGCCGCGGTCGCCGAGGTCAAGGCTGCAGGCTGCCAGTCGATCAAGTTCGTCTGCCTGATCGCCGCGCCGGAAGGCCTCAAGACGTTTCACGAGGCGCACCCGGACGTACCGGTCTATGCCGCGGCGGTCGACAGCCACCTCAATGAGCACGGCTATATCGTGCCGGGCATCGGCGACGCCGGCGACCGCATCTTCGGGACCAAGTGA
- the nikR gene encoding nickel-responsive transcriptional regulator NikR: protein MQRVTLTIDDDLLAAIDAHGARHGYASRSEAVRDMLRASLGGTAAPAVGAQTGHCHATLSYLYDHEKRELARRLTQVQHGHHDLAVASLHVHLDHDTCLEVAVLRGPTAEVKALADSVTTQRGVRYGHLHILPEGDAKSQPEGNGKPAKHRHTHDHGHEHPHPHKSRSQARKAD from the coding sequence ATGCAGCGCGTGACGCTCACCATCGATGACGACCTGCTTGCCGCCATCGACGCGCATGGCGCGCGCCATGGCTATGCGAGCCGCTCGGAGGCGGTGCGCGACATGCTCCGCGCCTCACTGGGCGGCACCGCGGCACCGGCCGTGGGGGCGCAGACCGGCCATTGCCACGCCACGCTGTCCTATCTCTACGACCACGAGAAGCGCGAGCTGGCGCGCCGGCTGACGCAGGTGCAGCACGGCCATCACGACCTGGCCGTGGCCTCGCTGCATGTGCATCTCGACCACGACACCTGCCTCGAGGTAGCGGTGCTGCGCGGCCCGACCGCGGAGGTAAAGGCGCTCGCCGACAGCGTCACCACCCAGCGCGGCGTGCGCTATGGGCATCTGCATATCCTTCCCGAAGGAGATGCCAAATCCCAGCCCGAAGGGAATGGGAAGCCGGCGAAGCATCGGCACACCCATGACCATGGCCACGAGCATCCGCACCCGCACAAAAGCCGTTCGCAGGCGCGAAAAGCCGATTGA
- a CDS encoding HupE/UreJ family protein — protein MNKAVLRTSLAALLALSPTLAFAHPGHGEAVGFAHGFMHPLSGLDHVLAMVAVGIFAANLGGRALWAVPATFVALMAVGGALGMSGVAIPFVEIGIAASVIVLGGVVALRSTNWPLGAAMAMVGAFAVFHGFAHGAEMPADASGLNYAAGFLLATAVLHAVGIGAGIAIGRVGANAPRFTQALGAVVAVAGVGLLAGVI, from the coding sequence ATGAACAAGGCCGTCCTTCGCACTTCGCTCGCCGCGCTTCTCGCGCTCAGCCCGACGCTCGCCTTCGCCCATCCGGGGCATGGCGAGGCGGTCGGCTTCGCCCATGGCTTCATGCATCCGCTCAGCGGGCTCGACCACGTGCTCGCCATGGTCGCGGTCGGCATCTTCGCCGCCAATCTCGGCGGGCGCGCGCTGTGGGCGGTGCCGGCGACCTTCGTCGCGCTGATGGCCGTTGGCGGTGCGCTCGGCATGTCCGGCGTCGCGATCCCGTTCGTCGAGATCGGCATCGCCGCCTCGGTCATCGTGCTGGGTGGCGTCGTGGCGCTGCGCTCGACCAATTGGCCGCTGGGTGCGGCGATGGCGATGGTCGGCGCCTTCGCGGTGTTCCACGGCTTCGCCCATGGCGCCGAGATGCCGGCGGACGCGTCCGGCCTGAATTATGCGGCTGGCTTCCTGCTCGCGACCGCTGTCCTGCACGCGGTCGGCATCGGTGCCGGCATCGCCATCGGCCGGGTCGGCGCCAATGCGCCGCGCTTCACCCAGGCGCTTGGCGCCGTGGTGGCGGTGGCCGGCGTCGGCCTGCTGGCCGGGGTGATCTGA
- a CDS encoding putative urea ABC transporter substrate-binding protein, translated as MAALSMPFAAAEAAPKKEFNIAWTIYVGWMPWAYAAENGIVRKWADKYGITIDVTQINDYVESINQYTAGKFDGVTLTNMDALTIPAAGGVDTTALIIGDFSNGNDGIVAKKAKDIKGLKGESINLVELSVSHYLLARALDKSSMAEKDVKVVNTSDADMVAAFKSADVSTVVTWNPLLAEVKAEPGVSLVFNSSQIPGEIIDMLGVNTATLKDNPDFGKALVGIWYETLALVVDQSEKGKAVRTELGKLSGTDLAGYDAQLAATKLFATPKEAVEFTTSAALPKTMDLVRTFSFDHGLLGDGAKSKDAVGMQFPSGEILGNKANVKLRFDASFMKLAADGKL; from the coding sequence ATGGCCGCGCTGAGCATGCCCTTCGCCGCCGCCGAGGCTGCGCCGAAGAAAGAATTCAACATTGCCTGGACCATCTATGTCGGCTGGATGCCCTGGGCCTATGCGGCCGAGAACGGCATCGTCAGGAAGTGGGCCGACAAATACGGCATCACCATCGACGTCACCCAGATCAACGACTATGTGGAATCGATCAACCAGTACACCGCCGGCAAGTTCGACGGCGTGACGCTGACCAATATGGACGCGCTGACTATCCCCGCTGCCGGCGGCGTCGATACCACCGCGCTCATCATCGGCGACTTCTCGAACGGCAATGACGGCATCGTCGCCAAGAAGGCGAAGGACATCAAAGGGCTGAAGGGCGAGAGCATCAATCTCGTCGAGCTCTCGGTCTCGCACTATCTGCTGGCCCGCGCGCTGGACAAATCCAGCATGGCGGAGAAGGACGTCAAGGTGGTCAACACCTCCGACGCCGACATGGTGGCGGCCTTCAAGTCGGCGGACGTGTCCACCGTCGTCACCTGGAACCCGCTGCTCGCCGAGGTGAAGGCCGAGCCCGGCGTCAGCCTGGTGTTCAACTCGTCGCAGATCCCCGGCGAGATCATCGACATGCTCGGCGTCAACACCGCGACGCTCAAGGACAATCCCGATTTCGGCAAGGCGCTGGTCGGCATCTGGTACGAGACGCTGGCGCTCGTCGTCGACCAGAGCGAGAAGGGCAAGGCGGTGCGCACCGAGCTCGGCAAGCTCTCCGGCACCGACCTCGCCGGCTATGACGCCCAGCTCGCCGCGACCAAGCTGTTCGCGACGCCGAAGGAGGCGGTGGAGTTCACCACCTCGGCGGCGCTGCCCAAGACCATGGACCTGGTGCGCACCTTCTCGTTCGACCACGGCCTGCTCGGCGACGGCGCCAAGAGCAAGGACGCGGTCGGCATGCAGTTCCCGAGCGGCGAGATCCTCGGCAACAAGGCGAACGTGAAGCTGCGCTTCGACGCCAGCTTCATGAAGCTGGCCGCCGACGGGAAGCTGTGA
- a CDS encoding ABC transporter permease — translation MRRAMNIVPGRGTRVLLAMLPFALLAFVYVLGSAERRAANPDDKLLPPLSQMAATMTRMATEPDKRTGSIVLWADTSASLQRLGLGLGFATLTGLVLGLALGILPLVRGTFAPLVGVISMIPPMALLPILFIVFGLGEVSKVVLIVIGIAPFLVRDLAMTVGAIPIEQMVKAQTLGASTWQTVLRVALPQAMPRLIEALRLSLGPAFLFLISAEAIAAENGLGYRIFLVRRYLAMDVILPYVAWITLLAFLFDFALARIARKGFPWAYVGERV, via the coding sequence ATGCGCCGTGCCATGAACATCGTGCCGGGACGCGGGACGCGGGTGCTGCTCGCCATGCTGCCGTTCGCGCTGCTCGCCTTCGTCTATGTGCTCGGCTCGGCGGAGCGGCGCGCGGCCAATCCCGACGACAAGCTGCTGCCGCCGTTGTCGCAAATGGCGGCGACCATGACCCGCATGGCGACCGAGCCGGACAAGCGTACCGGCTCGATCGTGCTGTGGGCCGACACCAGCGCCTCGCTGCAGCGGCTCGGCCTCGGGCTCGGCTTCGCCACGCTCACCGGCCTGGTGCTCGGCCTCGCGCTCGGCATCTTGCCGCTGGTACGCGGCACCTTCGCGCCATTGGTCGGGGTGATCTCGATGATCCCGCCCATGGCGCTATTACCCATCCTCTTCATCGTGTTCGGGCTCGGCGAGGTCTCGAAGGTGGTGCTCATCGTCATCGGCATCGCGCCGTTCCTGGTGCGTGACCTCGCCATGACGGTCGGCGCCATCCCGATCGAGCAGATGGTGAAGGCGCAGACGCTGGGCGCCTCGACCTGGCAGACCGTGCTGCGGGTGGCGCTGCCGCAGGCCATGCCGCGCCTCATCGAGGCACTCAGGCTTTCGCTCGGCCCGGCCTTCCTGTTCCTGATCTCGGCCGAGGCCATCGCCGCCGAGAACGGGCTCGGCTACCGCATCTTCCTGGTGCGGCGCTATCTCGCCATGGACGTGATCCTGCCCTACGTCGCCTGGATCACGCTGCTGGCCTTCCTGTTCGACTTCGCGCTCGCCAGGATCGCCCGCAAGGGATTCCCCTGGGCCTATGTCGGGGAGCGGGTGTGA